One region of Monomorium pharaonis isolate MP-MQ-018 chromosome 11, ASM1337386v2, whole genome shotgun sequence genomic DNA includes:
- the LOC105829470 gene encoding uncharacterized protein LOC105829470: MLKTLRFGHRFCRVRCGSENLGTRVQRRLFLSEAYRCEEAWSRRLESPLLQKIDPMTMYIQLDQKYGNVGKVSAVDVDIFINSITDDTYMNEMLKILHNLRQSVETTNILDSTHHAVIRYLLQYNYIQELHEVLNDRLNYGIFPDYFDYNMLMDHFIKKEDYASAAKVASLVMLQEDTSHPITNALCLYSCHRYLENPDDWKKPEPLVEDTSKEEVKIRVRYLRNPYFDDHFDLTDPKDLVGKTLSFQGRHRIDAIGRTCQLRGLILYKKYDDVLNLIKKWLEMMQDKIVYEEIFELILKDNSELQDQDAEKFKLVEAQLSVLKEKQNLKESFIEALENLVKVAVNKEAENDISKQCQAYLDWEHERISILETQKKAIDRERRISNIEKIKKDLEEREQLLTFFDREEEIELQIEKIQEEERKEDERIRAMPKSAKKLRQLVATETYVPPDVKR, translated from the exons ATGTTGAAAACGCTTAGATTTGGTCACAGATTCTGCCGGGTCCGTTGCGGATCTGAGAATCTCGGGACACGAGTGCAAAGGCGATTATTCCTGTCGGAAGCGTATCGTTGCGAGGAGGCATGGAGCCGCAGACTGGAGTCGCCGCTGTTGCAAAAAATCGACCCGATGACGATGTATATTCAGCTGGATCAGAAGTACGGGAACGTCGGCAAGGTGAGCGCCGTCGATGTTGACATCTTTATTAATAGCATCACTGACGATACGTACATGAACGAGATGCTAAAGATCCTGCACAATCTCAGGCAGTCTGTGGAAACAACAAATATCCTTGACTCCACGCACCATGCCGTGATACGGTACTTATTGCAGTACAATTACATCCAAGAGCTGCACGAGGTGTTGAACGATAGACTCAATTACGGCATCTTTCCTGATTACTTCGACTACAACATGCTTATGGACCACTTCATTAAGAAGGAGGATTATGCCTCTGCTGCCAAGGTGGCAAGTTTAGTCATGTTGCAGGAAGACACAAGTCATCCTATCACCAATGCACTGTGCCTGTACTCATGCCACAGGTATCTGGAAAATCCTGATGATTGGAAGAAACCTGAGCCTCTGGTAGAAGACACCTCAAAAGAAGAGGTGAAGATACGTGTAAGATATCTGAGAAATCCATATTTTGATGACCATTTTGACCTCACTGATCCAAAGGATCTTGTTGGCAAGACCCTGAGCTTTCAGGGGAGGCATAGGATAGACGCTATAGGTAGAACTTGTCAGTTGAGAGGCTTAATATTGTACAAGAAGTATGACgatgtattaaatttgataaagaaATGGTTAGAAATGATGCAAGACAAGATAgtttatgaagaaatatttgaattaatctTAAAAGATAACAGTGAACTTCAGGATCAAGATGCTGAAAAGTTCAAACTTGTAGAGGCCCAATTATCTGTGTTGAAGGAGAAACAAAATCTTAAGGAGAGTTTTATCGAAGCACTAGAGAATCTTGTGAAAGTGGCTGTAAACAAGGAGGCTGAAAATGATATATCCAAACAATGTCAg GCTTATCTTGATTGGGAGCATGAAAGAATTTCTATATTAGAAACACAAAAGAAGGCAATagatagagaaagaagaaTTAGTAATATAGAGAAGATAAAGAAGGATTTGGAAGAGCGAGAACAACTTTTAACATTCTTTGACAGGGAAGAAGAAATTGAATTGCAAATAGAGAAGATACAGGAAGAGGAACGCAAAGAAGACGAACGTATCCGCGCCATGCCCAAGAGTGCAAAGAAATTAAGACAGTTGGTTGCT
- the LOC105829474 gene encoding defensin, with translation MKMIYVFVLLIVTADVFALSTEDELQESLLTNKNESLQLTPVEEHHRERRVVCDLLSGFGVNHSVCAAYCIYRGFKGGYCTETGTCECRME, from the exons ATGAAGATGATCTATGTGTTTGTCCTTTTAATTGTGACTGCGGACGTTTTCGCACTTTCCACCGAAg atgagCTCCAGGAGTCGCTGCTGACAAATAAAAACGAATCCTTACAATTGACGCCTGTCGAAGAACATCATCGTGAGCGTAGAGTCGTCTGTGATCTTCTTAGTGGTTTCGGTGTTAATCACAGTGTTTGCGCTGCTTACTGTATTTACAGAGGGTTTAAAGGAGGATATTGTACCGAAACTGGTACTTGTGAATGTCGCAT ggAGTAA
- the LOC105829476 gene encoding uncharacterized protein F58A4.6, producing MNSRVRFIVYRDRIIFDDVIVKLHSVFRNAEHSEPSAQFLEDDNEICICKFVKPIRLCKKGLCSYLVSAYIAMLSESYVYRKSAMRVLEHFQLAHNRPSIVEHSQLILVRLRAPRRQFLDHKWSEKLMQMVVERQEADHAMSWLSTLGGAFSALGEEFEHCATMAGKISVKQFELAMRLNNPLLVARCRLYAALSLIQRGHFATPKYMIRKIYKFALRENDVRLQNMCQGVWVKLQYNYKQYRQKKKSLSLKTLHISLKV from the exons atgaaTAGTCGTGTGCgatttattgtatatagaGACCGTATAATTTTTGATGATGTCATTGTCAAATTACACAGTGTATTTAGAAATGCGGAACACAGTGAACCATCTGCGCAATTTCTAGAAGATGACAATGAgatttgtatatgtaaatttgtaaaaccGATTCGTCTCTGTAAAAAGGGACTTTGTTCTTACCTCGTCTCAGCATACATTGCGATGCTGTCAGAATCATATGTCTATCGTAAAAGTGCCATGAGGGTATTGGAACATTTTCAGTTAGCACATAACAGACCATCCATTGTAGAACATTCGCAGTTAATACTTGTAAGATTGCGAGCACCAAGAAGGCAATTCTTGGATCACAAATG GAgcgaaaaattaatgcaaatggTTGTAGAGAGGCAAGAAGCTGATCACGCTATGTCTTGGTTGTCCACGCTTGGAGGAGCGTTTTCTGCTTTGGGAGAAGAATTTGAACACTGT GCTACAATGGCAGGCAAAATCTCAGTGAAGCAGTTTGAGTTGGCAATGCGCCTCAATAATCCTCTCCTCGTTGCCCGTTGTAGATTGTACGCTGCCTTAAGTCTCATTCAACGTGGCCACTTTGCTACACCAAAGTATATGATAcgaaaaatttacaagtttGCGCTCAGAGAAAATGACGTTCGTCTCCAGAACATGTGTCAGGGTGTATGGgtcaaattacaatataattacaagCAATACAGACAGAAAAAGAAGTCCCTGtcattaaaaactttacataTATCTTTGAAAGTTTAG